Part of the Candidozyma auris chromosome 4, complete sequence genome, CAGAATCGAAAACTCCCCCTTCACAACCACATCGTACACCTCCACCACAACGCCGGCAACTTCTCCCGTTTACGAGGTGCCCCGTGCGGACGAGGTGTCGCTGCTTCTCAATAAAAGAATCAATCTGAAAACGTTGGTGATGCTTGTTGGGTTGCCTGCCTCAGGCAAGTCCACAGTTTGCAAGCAGCTCTCGAATTTCTTGCAGAGTCACGATTACAAGTGTCAGGTCTACAACGCTGGAAACGTCAGGAGGCTGCTACGCCGGACTTTTTCCGATGCTGACTTCTTTAACCCAAACAACGCTGCTgctcaagaacaaagagagcagtttgcagccatcgCCATGGAGCAGatgcttgatgatttcagaACAAACAGAATCAACGTCGGTTTTTTGGACGCAACAAACACCACAAGAAAGCGTAGGGACAAGATGCTTGATATTGTGAGACACTGCGATGTGTCTTTTTCAAACGTGATCATCTTGGACATCTCGTGCACTGACGAGCGTCTTTTGGCGTTTAACGTGAATGGCAAAACAACCAACGGCGACTATACAGGGCGTACTGTTGCCGAGGCCATTGCCGACTTCAAGCAGAGGTCGTCTCATTACTACAAGGTGTACGAGGCGATTACTCCAGAGGAGTTGGAACGGGCCAATGACGTTGTCTCTACATATATAAGCATTCAGAACGCTAAGAACTTCAGAAGCTACAGCATCATTTCTGAAAAACAGCGTGATGAGGTGGAAGATTTGTTTGTCACATTTGCAGCTAATTACTACAAGATGCATGGAGAGAGGTATTACTCCGCCGTGGATACGTTCCACAAACTCACACAACAACTGATATAAGGGGCTCAGACGAGCAAGGGATAAGGTTTGGTTTTTTATTGGTGCAGGTTTATAGATTATAGATGAGTCCCACGAGCAAAGGCTCTGGGAATACTTAAAGGAAATATCATCTTTGTAGAGTGCTCTGCGGTTACTCGGACCCTAAGTCGAATTGAGCAGCTGTCTGTGTTTCCCTTTTAGCTTTCAATGTTGTATCTTCCGCTCAATTCGTGAGTTCTCGTCTTGTCTGTTCTGTAGACC contains:
- a CDS encoding 6-phosphofructo-2-kinase, with protein sequence MELSFPQSKPSLSMRPLLSPNTSNTSLNSLFSRIENSPFTTTSYTSTTTPATSPVYEVPRADEVSSLLNKRINSKTLVMLVGLPASGKSTVCKQLSNFLQSHDYKCQVYNAGNVRRSLRRTFSDADFFNPNNAAAQEQREQFAAIAMEQMLDDFRTNRINVGFLDATNTTRKRRDKMLDIVRHCDVSFSNVIILDISCTDERLLAFNVNGKTTNGDYTGRTVAEAIADFKQRSSHYYKVYEAITPEELERANDVVSTYISIQNAKNFRSYSIISEKQRDEVEDLFVTFAANYYKMHGERYYSAVDTFHKLTQQSI